The Staphylococcus sp. KG4-3 genome has a window encoding:
- a CDS encoding homocysteine synthase, translated as MSQNPWHLDTLSIHGGQVTDDFSKSRAVPIYQTSSYVFDNTEHARKLFALEEPGNIYTRIMNPTQNVFEERIAALEGGIGALATSSGQAAIHLALLNIVESGDEIVASSNLYGGTYNLLNVTFNKLGIKVHFVDPSDPENFVNAINDKTKAVYAETIGNPKIDVLDIEAVANVAHQNNIPLIVDNTFPTPYLLRPFEFGADIIIHSATKFIGGHGTSIGGVIVDSGNFNWDNGKFPSLVEPDSSYHGISYTKDVGEAAYITKARVQLLRDLGSAVSPFNVHEFLLGLETLHLRLERHSENALRVAQYLEQHPNVTWVNYPGLENNKYQQLAQKYLPNGQGAVLTFGVDGSVEDIAKFVDALSLFSHLANVGDSKSLIIHPASTTHLQLSPEEQQASGVVPELVRLSVGTENIDDIINDLEKGFKASLEN; from the coding sequence ATGTCTCAAAACCCTTGGCATTTAGACACACTTTCCATTCACGGCGGTCAAGTAACAGATGACTTTTCAAAATCTCGCGCAGTTCCTATTTATCAGACTTCTAGTTATGTATTTGATAATACCGAACATGCAAGAAAGCTTTTTGCTTTAGAAGAACCTGGCAATATTTATACTAGAATAATGAATCCAACGCAAAATGTTTTTGAAGAGCGTATTGCAGCACTTGAAGGTGGAATCGGAGCTCTAGCCACATCTTCAGGGCAAGCTGCAATTCATTTAGCACTCTTAAATATTGTAGAATCTGGAGATGAAATTGTTGCTTCTTCTAACTTGTATGGTGGAACTTACAATTTATTAAATGTTACCTTTAATAAATTAGGCATCAAAGTTCACTTTGTAGATCCAAGTGATCCTGAAAATTTTGTAAATGCTATTAACGATAAAACAAAAGCTGTTTATGCTGAAACTATAGGTAATCCAAAAATTGATGTATTAGATATTGAAGCAGTCGCAAATGTTGCACATCAAAATAACATTCCGTTAATTGTAGATAATACTTTCCCAACTCCATATTTACTTCGTCCTTTTGAATTTGGTGCAGACATTATTATACATTCAGCAACTAAATTTATAGGTGGTCACGGTACTTCTATAGGTGGGGTTATTGTAGATAGCGGTAATTTCAATTGGGATAATGGTAAATTCCCAAGTCTTGTAGAACCTGATTCAAGTTATCATGGTATTTCATATACTAAAGATGTTGGAGAAGCAGCCTATATTACAAAGGCGCGTGTACAGTTATTACGAGATTTAGGTTCAGCAGTATCACCTTTTAACGTCCATGAATTTTTATTAGGATTAGAAACATTACATTTACGTTTAGAAAGACATTCTGAAAACGCATTGCGTGTTGCCCAATATTTAGAACAACATCCAAACGTAACTTGGGTGAATTATCCTGGTTTAGAAAACAATAAATATCAGCAACTTGCCCAAAAGTATTTACCAAATGGACAAGGTGCAGTACTCACTTTTGGTGTAGATGGTTCTGTTGAAGATATTGCAAAATTTGTTGATGCATTAAGTCTATTCTCTCATTTAGCAAATGTTGGAGATTCTAAATCTTTAATTATCCATCCTGCTAGTACGACTCATTTACAATTATCACCTGAAGAACAACAAGCTTCAGGCGTTGTGCCTGAACTTGTAAGATTATCAGTTGGTACTGAAAATATTGATGACATAATTAATGACCTTGAAAAAGGTTTTAAAGCATCACTTGAAAATTAA